The stretch of DNA aggatgtcatttgttttgctgcttcccCCAGGACTCCAGGAACTGCTAGCTGCTTGTAAGCAGTGTTTTTCAgcaagagctgcagggagccagcCAGAGGAAGGCCTGGAAATAGAGCTTTGGAGCCAGTTCCTGCTCCTCAGCATGCTCAATTTTCTGAGTCGCGCCCAGTTTTGGCAATTTCTGTGCTCCTCATTGAAAGGGTAGAAGCCATTCATGAAAGAGGACTCCACCAGTGCCAAGGACAAACCCTGGCTCCTACCCTAATGAATCCCTTTGGTGTCAGGCAGACATCAAACACCAATGGGCTCCTCTCAAACCTGACCTTCAGCTGTGCCCATGGTTCTTCCCCACGGAGAGATGAACCACATCTGACAGATGGAGGTTACCTTGCTAGGGGCATCAGCTAGAGAGGCTGCCCCACATGGAGTACAGGACTCAAATGAAATTACATCCTGGACTGGTTTGGTGACTTCTGGCCATCATGGTGTGATGTGAGGACacagggggctgcaggagatgcTCTAGCAGAGCTGACCAGGAGGACATGTGCACAgagaggggttttttccactcCTTCTAcctccagctgccactgcaAACAAACAGCCTGCTACTTGCTGTGGGCAGAAAGCTCACCAGACATGTTCCTGCAGTCCCTGAGGAGacagctggtgctggtgccactggagagaagaagagagggagagaaggagagaagaagagggagagagagagggagagagagagggagagggagagggagagggagagggagaagtgCTTGGCTGCAGGGTGTGTTGGTGGCTGGGCAAAGCCAGGGAGGATAACGTTTCTAGCCCATCATGCTGGGACACTAAAAAAGGTTGTCACCCTACAGCCATAGCTCTGTTTCCAGAACAGCACCTGAACCTTCACATTAGCAGCAGAAGATGCCCTGTGGGATATGTTCCTCCGACACAAGGCACTGCAGGACCTGGCTTCTGTCCAATTTATTTGTTGTGATATGAGGTTTGACTGTTGTTACACTGTCCTCCGACTCCAGGCAAAGCTGGCAGAGCTGATAATGCACAACACCATCACAGGTGCTCTCTGGGGGAAATCTGAGACCTGGCAGCTGGAGGGATACGGAGGGCACCTGGGGTCTGCTGGTAGGACATTGCTTTAGTCACTAGGACCAGGAAGCAGCACCTTCCCTCATCCCCACTCTCAGATGTCAGCagtggggatgggaatggaTGCAGTGTTTTACGCTGCATCCCTACTCCACAGCATTTAAggagcagctgccactgcacaCCCCACTGGGAACAGCACTGATGTCTACACTCCTTTTGACAACAGACCATAATATCGGGCACTGTTGTCTCTGGGAATCAATGACTGGGCAGACTCCATGGGACCATGAAGTGTCCAAAACATGACATTTGCATTATAATAGCTGTGAGGTGGGCTAAAAACCTCAGTGTTGATGGTTTGCTGAAGGCTCAGCTCAGAAATTGATCATTGTTATGCAGGCAACTCAGGGGGGCTATTTCTCTGGATCTGGCTTGGCTATCTCCTTTGCAGTTCAGGAGTCTGGCCAAATGTGTACATGGAAATcactgcaagagaaaatatCTCTAGTTTTATGTTGctctcatttctgcttttcaaggtCTCAAAAGCCCTGGAGATGTGTTCCCAGGAGTAACATGGCCAGTGTGAGGCCAGCGTTTGTGAAGGGCTTTACAAGGCTTCTGACACCCCCACTGTGTTCAACACCAGCTTGACTCACAGGTGCTGTCACTGTCTTCTGGGGAGCTGAGTGACAGAATCAGGCCACACCTAGAAAAAGAAGTACATTGCTGCCAAGGTCTAACTTCCCATCTTTGAAACTCACAAAGGAAGCCTCAGAGTCTTGaccctttttgttttcaatctATGCCTCTTTGCATTTACTGTTTTGTTGCTGAGCCTTTTGGGTGATCTGGgatcatgtttttaaaatcttcttcaTGACCAGGAGGTAAATTTTATATGAAAGTCAGCACAGCTTCCTAAAACTGCCAGCTATTATGGGACTTGCAGGACTATCATGAGAGCTGGCACCAGTGTTATGTATGCTCCCACAGGGCACAGGCTGGCTGCACTCCTCTTGTGCCCGCTACTGAGTGCATCAGCATTccaaagaagtaaaagaaagacACGTTTCAGGCTGGCAAATACTGCAGTGCTTAGATATGGGAAAGAGGAGATGCATGTTTTCATCCCTTTGTTTACTCTGTATATTCCACAGCACGGTATGTGCCTTGATGAAGGTTCTGGTCTTTCCCCACCTCTGTAGAGGATGCTCAAtggcagaatgaaaaaaaaaacaggtcaAGGAGAAGAGACAAACATGCAGCAGATGGACCAAGATCTTCTTGCCATCAGTGGAGTTCTCAGATTTGCTTTCCTCCCCCTCAGACCTGCCTATGATGTCATTCTGCCACAAAATATGAGGCCTTGAAGCAAGCCCATTTTAGGCACAGACAGCGTACCTTTAGCAATACAAACATGCAAGGAAACAGGTATCTCGAGGACAGCGATGTATTCACCCTTTGAACACTGCCTGGTACCGAACCATTCACAATACATACCTTGCCCCATTCTTTCCATGATGCCATGgtgtcacagcagctgctgttgctgcaggagCGTCCGGGACTTCGGCAAGtgccccccccaccccgcccAGCACTCGTGGAGCGTGGTGGTGAGCTCACACATCTCCTCCGTGCTGGAAAAGGGAGCCGACACTAactctcagcagctgcagcgGGGCGTGGTGACGGGCTGCGCCATCCCAAATCCCGTCCCTCTGCCTTCCTGGTGGTTCTTGCCGCCCCGCAAGCCCTGGCAGCGGGCAGGTCGTGTGGCAGCGGCCGCGGAGCACCGCGCCCTGCGTGGGCTTGGCCCGGACCCGGCCACGAGCCCCGCTCGCCACGAGCCCCGCCCCGGCAACGGCCGCGTCCGTGGAGACAGCGGCGGTGGCGAGCGCGGGGGCCGGGCTGGCCCTGGTCCCGTTCCCTGCCccgcagcagcaggacagagccgGCAGCCGAGTCCCCAGGCCCAGGGGTCGGGAGGGACCCTCGCGTTTGACGCCCCGGTGCTCTCGCCGCGTTGCCGGGGCTGGGGGCACCCAGTGCCGGTGGCCGGGCTCTTCCCCCGGCAGTTCGCAGGTCTGATTCGTAACGAAGCGGCCGCGCTAAGGGGTTTTCTTCCCTCTCGGGGTCTCTGGAGAAGAGCTTGGCTGGCAGGGGGGAGCGCAGGGCCCGCATCCCATGGAGCTGGGCTAGGGGGGCTGGCGGGGGCCGCGGCGTTCAGCAGCATCCAGGCGTTCTCCGCGGCCGGGGCGGTGGGCAGTGCTCAGGCCCGAAAGGGCTTTCGTTTTTCTGACATCCCACTGAGGCAGTGGCTCTTCCCAGATCATGCTAAGAGAGATAGATCCAGGACCAGTTTTGGCCCTTCACACCGCCTGGATTACAGCAGTGACATTAACCAAATTCCCAAATGGCCAGCTGGCCTCACTCTGCCCAATCTCCCATTACAGACAAATTTCATTATATCTGAAGCTAAATAGATTCCTcatttggtcttttttttttttttttttttttaactcactTAAAGCTCATTGCAGTGTCTCAACCCCTGGATTAGCCTGCAACATGGTGTCCTAATGCACACTTAGCATTAGGCTTTGGAAGTGCCACAGAGCATGGCAAGTCCCCACAGGTGTCAGTGGGATCAGTGGTGTTAGCCAGACTCAGGCTGGCTTACCTGGACTGCAGGTAACAGCACAAAGGCCAGCACACCTGCAGAACAACTGGCATTTTcagggtgctgctgcagtggcatAAAAGCTTCCTCAATTAATGGGCAGATGGAGCTTCAGTGCAAATGCAATCTTGGCTGGAGCATAACCACcctcagaaataatttatcCTGCTCTTACAAACTCTCCAGTAAACACAGTGTTTACAGTTGTTCCATTTATTGGGTCTCTGTAATGCTGGTAGGAGCATCAGCCAAAGGTCACCAGTTTCCATGCAGCTCTTCTTTTTTGGTCTTTCTGGGATTTGGTGTTaatgaaaagagcaaaaatctTTTAGTTCCAGATCAAAACAAGTTCAGCTGAAGAAGGTTTGTTAGGCATGTTAGTAGCAGCATAATTTGATTGTGTCAGTAGGTTTCTGTTCAGTTCTGTTCAGTTTCTGTTCAGTCAGTTCCTCCTGGGGAAAGGAAGTGtgatttcctttatttttttaagaagttctAGCATTATTTACTTTTCAGTCTGATCTGGGTGTTAAATGACAAAACCTGGGAATTTACTACATGGTTCCATTCATTGTATATCATCTAATAAATCTTTTTTAGGATAGGTGACTGATAGAGCAGGTGGGAAGGAGCGTGCATTAACGCTGTTGGCTTGGTTTATTGATAGTGAATTACAGTGCTTCCCGGTGTTTAAATATGTGCTTAGCAAACCTGGCTCTGGAAACTGGCTTGGTGTGTCAGCTCTGGCTGGGTGAGACTCCTGCAGCCAAGGCAGAGAGGGTGTGCAGTGAAGGAGGCCCTTCCACTGGTGGTGAGGGCACCTGGCAGGTGTGTTCACCATGCTGGCGTGGTGGCAATGGATATACTGGGAGCAGTGGCTCAGTGTCAGACTTGGCACCACAGGCATGGGGTTGATCTGGATGCTTTGCAGCCTTGTTCCTGTTGGCCTTATAGTGAATGACAAGTAGGGATGGTGGAGTCAGCTGAGCTGGCTTGTTCTGGGGCTCAGATCAAGGGAAAGCTTCTCAGCAGCCTGGACAGCTCTGCCTCAGGGCAGCTGTGTCTCCTGCCTTGACTCTTGGAGCCCACTCAGCAGCCCTGCATGTGCCATGGGTTACCTACCCTCTGAAAATCAACCTGCCTTCAGTAAACAGGCAATCGGATCATCTGCTGGAACAGACAGGGAATAATCCTAGGCCACCAATGCTGCACTGGCTCCCCCCAACAGCTGGCCTTTAGTGATTGTTTCCAAAAGGTCAGGAAAGCCATCAGAAGCTCCAATTAGCTGTGATTGGCCTGGGGGACAAAATGATACAGATGCTTTTTGAATAGGACAAAGGACTGAGCAAGGAGAAAACAATTTTCCCAGTCACTTCTATTAATGCCACCTCACTGCCTTCTAGCTGTGTTTTGCCCTTCCACAGAAGTCCATCAAGCACCAGGAGCTGGTTTTCAGCTGTGTTAATGTGCTGTGGAGAATCAGGCCTCTTCTCTTCCCCCTGAAAGGTGGCCCATCGTCGTAGCACCTTCCTTAGGGCATGAGGAGCTTTGCAGGGAAAGGACTCCCAGTCTCTCCTCACAGCTGCCTATCACtcattccttctccttccacATCCACCCTTCTTCAGATCAGGCTCCCTTTTTCTACAGCCTTTACCTTTGTCATCTGTACACCACTGCCTCCCAGGAAATACAGCCTCCCTGCCCTTGGCatgcttcctcctcctgctctaGGCCAGAGAATGCCCTGCCACTGCCATCTCCACCCTTTCCTGACTGTCACTCTCAGACCTGCCTCAAGTGCATTTGAAGAAGCCTTTGCTGACATATTCGCAGCATGAATCATTTGCTCCTCTCCTCTAGACCTCAGCATTTCACAGatctcctctctttcctcttttgcagGCCCTTCCTCAGACGCCTTTtggagggggaaggagcagagggaataaCACTAGCAAAGCCAGCTCCAAAGCTTTCAGGGAGAGAGAGGGCAGTGCCGACAGaagctgggaaggcagaggtgAAGGGAGCAACCTtgtgcaggggaaggaaggactAAAATGGTTCGTCTAGGGACCACTGTGTGGGTCACATCCCTCACAAAGGAGCTGGTTGGGTTCAAACCATCCTTCAGGTGAGGGATATGGTGGCCAAAGATACTACATGGCAGTTATCCTTCCACAGGATCCTTTGACCCTATGGTGGTgcaaggccaccactgccctgaggaATCCTCTTGGTCTTTCAGGAAGGTGTTCTCACCTCTGACATTGCCATCCACCTCTGTCTCATGATTCTTTTAGGTCTCCTgcggcagggcagggcagctctggtgaactgcccagccctgtgctgcagccatgTTAAGTCCAGTTAGCCCCAGTAAGGATCAGTGTGGGTCTGTATGCCCTGGGGGATGCTCACCAGACCTAAATGCTCTTGTGGAACCCAGAACTCACGTGGATGATTCCTTCCTGGtgtcttttctgcctctttcagACTGGCTGGTTAGAGAACCATTAGGACTTCCAGGCAATAACCACACATGTGGGATTCTGATGTCTGAGAGTGCAGGCCTTGAGGCTGCAATAGGAAACAGCAAATGGAAAACTTTGGTCTGGGAAAGCTCTGCAAAGTTAATAGGACCAGGCatccttccttctgctccagGCTTTTAGCTCATATCTGTTTAGGCTCAGTGTGGTCTGAACAGGTCTGAGCCATCTCATCAGTTAATGGACATTTGGAAGGAGTTCAGCTGGAGAATAatgaagaaagcaggaaaagaataCACTTATAATGTATTCACCTGTAAAGCATCTGTCTTTAGAGAGTCATTAGAACAGGCATACTGGATCAAAGCAGGGGATAGCTGGCCCAAACACCCATGTCTGACAGTGGCTAGAAACAGACACCTAGAGAAGAGTAGAAAAGCAATGCAAGTGTGTGTTCTTTCCGCCAGCACTCTCCCCACCTccagctgtgttcagctgctcACTCTGAGCCACATGACTTCTGTGCATTTCATCCTTCTCAAAGGGTTTCTCTTGCATGGACTTTTCCTAGAGTCTGCACAGACTCCTAGCATCCACAACATCCTGTGGCAAGGAATTCCCcagttcagctgcagcctgTATGAAGAACCCTTTGCTTTacacccagctcctgccatcTTCCCCTATTACTTTTATTGGAAAGACAGTAAACAATCAATTCCCGTCCATCCTCTTCAACAACACTCTGAATTAGCACCACGTTATTATCTCCTTATTGCATGTGGTGCCTAGAGACCTCTTTGCACAGGGCAGGGTATAAAGATGAGGCTGAGTAATAGTTGTTTGGCTGCAGTGCTTCCAGCCCAAAGCAGAGGAGGCAGGCAAAGGTCAAGTGTGTTACAGGACAGCAGTGTGAGCTGACCATTCTTATTGCTGGCTTCTTTCTaaagctgcctttttcttttgcaggcaGACACATGGTGGTGACTCTCTCAAGGAATTTTCCCCTCGCTTCTCCTGAAGGAGAACTACGTCCTGAGCAGgatgcagcagccagcagctggtgACAAGAGCACAGCCATTCCCCCATCATGTCCACCTCAGGCCAACCTCACTGATGGCTCATTCTACACACGCCGCTGCATCACTGAGGATCCCAGTTGGTCCCTGGTCACTGTCCCCCACCTCACTGAGCTCTGCATCCAGCACATCGTTCACAATTTTGAAAGTAAGTGGGAGCACATTTACTCTAGGGCacatggagagagagagggtcagtcccagagagcagagggTCAACAAGGCAGGCAGATGCATCTGAAAGGCAGAGTGTGGCACCCAGCCCTGCCGAAGGAACAGATGGGGAGAAATATCCCCTTGGGCAGCCAGTTAAACAAACTGTTTAGTTGCTAAGTATGCACTTGTATACTCCAGTGATGGCTGTAGTCCTCTGGGCTGCTGTCCAGGATGGGACTCTGTCCTGACCTTGTTCTATAACATCTTCTTCCATCCATGCTCTTTTGGACTCACCTCAACCATGACCGGGGCTGTGGAGTTGCTGTTTCCTGCTCTTGATTCATATACACATTAGGGCAGCGCTCGAGGATGGAGCCCTGTACTGAGTGCTGTACAAAGAGATGGAGAATTGCTCCCTGCCCAGAGGAGCTATCATCTCAGTATTGTACTCACAGGCTCAGCCCTCCTCCATGGCTTTTGGTGGTGATGTGACAAGTTATATCCTCAGGCAGGGAATGTGCTTTTGAAGCAGGTGGACTgatgaaacacagcaaaacagaagaagCATATCTCGTCTGAGAACTGACTGGGAGGGGCAAAAAAGGGCCTACCTGTCTTTTTGGCTGACTCAGTGAAGTGGCAGCAAAGACCAAAGATAGTTTTAAGGCAATGTCCACACTGGGACTGTAAGACAGTACAGAGGAGCTCAGTGCTGCCTTATGCCAGGAGCTGATGGTACTTGAGGGTCTgtgtggagggctgggagcccttAGCACAAGagccctctgctctcccttggAGAAGAGAGGTCTGAGGGCAAGATGATCTTCCCCAGAGATAAGCAACCTTCCTCTGGGTCATGGCGAGAAagtgaaccacccccagcatgccttgtttctataTGGTGATAGCCTGAACCCAGTTGACTAgttggtttctaccccaccccctgcctacCCCATATAacctctgccccctagccctgATGTAGGCAGCCTTGTCCCTAGCCACcccttcacaggggctgctggacaataaagGCTGCCTCTGGGGAACTGCTGTAAaaggctcctgtctctctgtccccgAGTTCgccttgggtgatttcacaaagagctgaatcacaagagctggaatcacttgtagctgagaaatcgctacacttgctgaaatcacctgctgcccagggaggcctgCCACCACTCCTGGAAGAGTTGTTCCTTGCAGGACACTGCTCCTGGAAGAGTTGTTCCTTGCAGGACACGCTTTCTGGGAAGATCGTGGCACACCGGGTTGCCCATCCCCCGGTCTCCGTGGAAGCAACAGGTCTGAGCTGGGACACCCTTGCAGCCCTATCAGCCTGATCATTCAGTTTGACGCCAAATGCATGGGACCTGCATTGTGCACGCATAAAAGCAGTGTGCTCATTGTCATGGGGACCCTCGTGCTGTTACCTGAGctgtgaggctgcaccttgCCCACAGTGTGGCCTGAGGGAGCCCGAGTGAAGCTAGTCCAGCCCTGCCCATATGTGTCCCACCTCTGCTTGTGTCGTGGGACTCAGCAGAGAAGGTCACTGCAGTGTCAGCTGTAGGACACTGAAAAATAGACTCCAGGAAGAGGCTGTGGTAAAACTGTCAGTGTTCTTAGGAAGGGAATGccacagaaacagaggaaatatAAAGCTAACCCCACTTTGTGTTTCATAATCTGGTTTCCCATGCACAGACAGGTCTCTCCACTGATGATTTCTGTTACTCAACACAACTGTGTATACGTAACCAGATATTCATGGTGTGAGTACAAGTGGCTTTTCTCTGGCATTTCTTGTCACAAAGAACTTCTACCAGAAAAGACATCTGAGATTTAGGGCAAGCACTGGGAAAGAGACTCAGGGGAAAGAGTACCTAGGAAAACAGaacttttatttaaacaagGGGGACCTAAAAGCTAGGAGTATGCCTCAGCAAAAAGGAACAGGAATCAATTTGAGATGAGACCAATGCTTTAGTTAAGATAAATAGGCACAAGGACCTGCATGCAAAGCACACAGTTGTTTTCAAATACTGCTCTTCAATATGCTTAGAAATCAAAAGGGAGAAAGTTCAGCAAATGGCAGGCCAAGCTCTCCCATCTCTGTAAGGCTGAATTAGTTCTCTTGGGAGCAGAATTCCTGCTCTGAATACAAACTGCATTCAAACTAAGTTTAAATAGGGAGCTCGGTTTCTGGCGCTGTTCCCAAATATTATGAGAGTAAACTCAATTACACTGATGTTTCATTGTAAAAGTTAGAAATCGTATATGGAGATGTACAAATGAATCCTACATGTCTTCTGCCAGCTTAGCTCTATACTCCAGCCTCTGGCAGCCAAGAAGAGAGCCAGTATCAGCAGAGGGGAGGGCATGGCCACACAGCTGGGGGCCCAGGCAGAACCATAGTGCCAGCAAGTGTTCCTACACCCAGACTAACCTCTCATTCTTTTTATCCCTTCCAGAGAACCCTATTTTGAACTATCTTCTGCCTGAGCACCAAAGGAAGGTGGTGGACAGGCTCTCCACCAGCCTTCCACTCACTGTGACTGCCAACATAGTAAGCCATGAGGACTACTGGAAGAGGTGCTGTATCGAGCGCTGGCAAGTGTGTGATGTCTCCAACTATGGAGACAGCTGGAAACGGATGTTCTTTGAACGTCACCTGGAGAACATTCTGAAGTTTTTCATCCCCAGCACCACGGACCCCAAAAAGGTCCTAGAGCTCGTCCCGCTCTGCAAAGGCTATGTGCGGAAACTGGAGATTGATCAGTTCCTGCCACCTGTGCGGGTGGATGAAAAGGAGGAGAGCAATGACCTCGCTGACACAGAGGAGGATGCTAACTTTAATGAGGCCTACACGCATCACTATGACCTGAAAGATCTCATTACTGCTCTCCCTCACCTTGAAGAGCTTCATCTCACTTACGGTGTGAAGAGCTGTGGCATGAACTTTGAGTGGAGCCTCTTTAACTTCACTGAGCAGGACTGCTTCAGCTTGGCTGCTGCCGTGAAGATGTGCCATAACTTGAAAGTAATATACCCCAAACTGAACCTAACTCCCTCAGCTAGATCTTCAAATTGCCTGTGCATAGAAATACAGGGACCAGTTTTGCTTGCTGGTAACACCCTTCCTTTTGCAAGTTACAGAGTCTGTCAGAGTGCAGAGATGTTAACCTGCTGGCCTGGTGCTGAGTATCTTGTTCTGCCATGTCCTTGTTAGAACAGGTTGTCAGAGGATCAGTGAGAAAAATACTTGCTCCCACAAAACTTGTTGCTTGTAGCATAAGGGACAGCAGCACTCCACTGTGCTAACTCCTCATGTAGttctgggagggaggagaggagaagtCCAGAGGGAGCCTTTCATAAGGAATTTTTGGTAGTTTTGCTCAGTAAATACATGTCAGCCTCTCCCAGAGGAGCAAAGACCCCCAAGAAGAGCATGGGGAAACACTCACACTTACCTTAGAGCAATGAGGGATTTTCCTCCTAAGCACTAACAATATCTTCAGCTCTGTGGGAACTGCAGTGCAGATACTCAGCCCCCCCAAAACAGCAACGGGCATTGCTATCCAGAGTGGAGCCAGAGTGAGCTGCATGTACTCCCCACAGATCAGCAGGCTTTGGGAAATATGTCTTCACGGCTTCCAGAAGAGAAATTACCTCTCTTGTGACTATTAAGATGCCCTGGCCACACAGGACATTGCACTGTGGTTACCACTGGTGCACATGTTCATTCAGACAGGTTTGACTGTGAACTGGAGTGGGTTCTGCTGCTAGTTGCTGCAAGCATTTGGACAGCTTTATCTTGCTTTAATTTAGCCCCCAGTGAGAGATCTTTTGCAGTCAGAGGAGGGGAACACGCATTTCCAGGAGACAAATCCTTTTTCCCTAGAATAGGCATGGGACATCAGTGGCATGCCCTGCTTGATGGAAGTATCTCCCCACTGAGAAAGCAACTACTTGAGCCTGCTAGCTAAAGGTGTCTGAAGTGAAGGGAGATGAATCCTGTCTGGTGGACCATAGGTTTAGCTCCCTGAGGGTTAGGGACAAAGCTCAGTCCAAAGCAAGTGCTTTAGTGACCCTGGGTTTTATGCCCACAGGTTTTCAAGCTGACACGAAGCAAAGTG from Corvus cornix cornix isolate S_Up_H32 chromosome 3, ASM73873v5, whole genome shotgun sequence encodes:
- the TCTE1 gene encoding dynein regulatory complex subunit 5; the protein is MQQPAAGDKSTAIPPSCPPQANLTDGSFYTRRCITEDPSWSLVTVPHLTELCIQHIVHNFEKNPILNYLLPEHQRKVVDRLSTSLPLTVTANIVSHEDYWKRCCIERWQVCDVSNYGDSWKRMFFERHLENILKFFIPSTTDPKKVLELVPLCKGYVRKLEIDQFLPPVRVDEKEESNDLADTEEDANFNEAYTHHYDLKDLITALPHLEELHLTYGVKSCGMNFEWSLFNFTEQDCFSLAAAVKMCHNLKVFKLTRSKVDDDKIKLLARNLLDHPCLLEVDLSHNLIRDNGAQALGKLISHSRLETLNLCNNQICHLGAQALAQGLAESSTLTSLNLRLNFVEDKGGEAIGRALLTNTSLKSLHLGSNNLSEPTTAVFSQVLAQNTTLTSINFSCNHLGLDGGKQLLEGLANNKTLTKLDLRHTEVEQETGFLIHQIVWANREAARLGSLQHPTAEPL